Part of the Aurantiacibacter aquimixticola genome, TTTCGTCATTGCAGCAGAAGAGCGTGATGCGCTCGAATTCGCGCGATGCGAGCTCCCTGCCGGCATTGCGTCCGCTTTCGAATGTGTATTCGCCGGTAAAATCGAATTCCGGATCGAGCAACAAGCCGGATGCTTCCAGTGCTTCGAGAAAACCCGTGACGCGCTCATGAGCCGACCGGAAGCCTTCCGGACCACGCACCAGCCCCCAATGCGTGTGCCCGCGCTCGATGAGCGTGCTTACGGCGGAGCGGACAGCTTCCCGATCCCGCGTCCACACCACATTGGGCGACGCCGCAAGGCGCGCGGAACCGACGCGAACGCAGGCGACCCCTGCGCGCTCGCAAACATCGGCAAGCTCCTGCATTTCCGAAATCGGCGGCAGGAACACGACCGCCGACGGGCGATGGCGCGCTATGAAGCTCTGCACATACAAAGCCAGATCGGGCGAAGCGCGATCGACATGATCGACCGCCATCGCAAAATCGGTGTCGCGCAAGCTGGCGAGCATTCCACGCTGAAAATTCATCACTGTCTGCGGGTTCGGGTTGTCATGGATCAGAGCGATGAGCAGATTGCGCCCCAGCGCGAGGCCGCGCGCCGCGCTGCTTGGAATGAAGCCAAGCTCGTCGATCACCGCCTCGATCGTCTCGCGCGTGCTCTGCTTGACCGAGGGTTCCTTGTTCAGCACGCGGCTGACCGTCTTCTTCGAAAAGCCCGATCGCCTGGCAATATCGTTTATGCTGTAGCCCAAGTCCCAAACCCGCCTGCTGCGCGCAAAATCGTGTTCCCTATCACGCGCGCGAATGCAAGCGGTCAGCTCGACCGGTCATCGAACGCCTTTTCGGAAGATGGTGCCCCATTGTTGGTGAAGATGGGAATACGGATGAGTGGGAAATCTCCCTGCCGCGGCCCTAGCTGGCTATTTGATTTGGAGGCTCAATAGTGAAGGTATTGGTTGTCGCGCCGCTTACGCACCTTGCGGGCCATGTAGACAACAGAAGCAGAATTAGTTGGCCGTTTCGGCACAAGCGATGTCAGCGATCTCCGACATTATGGAAGGCCGCGCGAACGGTTCGTAATTATGACGTCGGTAATAACCCGTATAGTAGTCGCTTCCTATCTGCCTACCATTTTCGTCGTGCAGGCGGATTGCTCCGCGCATGAAGGTTTGCTCGTCGCACAGAATATGCCAGCGCATCGTCGTTCGATGCGACCCGCTCTCGTCGACTACCGCGTGCTCAGTCCGAGTCCAGATCTCTTTCGCTCCTATCGGATTTGTCGAATTCCAGCCATCATATCCATGAGGGCTGATAATAACGAAGTGCCGATCCCCGTCCTCATCTTCGTATATCAACTCTAATTCGGGTTCAGGAGCCACAAAGGCGAGTAGCGCAATCAGACCAAGCCTAAAGTACATCAAAAACTCTTTTTCTTTTTTTAATTTGCGAGGCTGTCGATACCGGCCGCCCTAAATCCATCACGCGCATCGCCTTTAGAGCGAATTTGAATCTATACTGTCTTTTTAGTCGAGATCTGAGGCGGCGCTTCAGCTGGAGGTGCTGTTTCCAAAACAAAAACGTCTTCGACGCTACAGTCGGAATAGACCCACTCATTCCAGTTTTCCCTTAACCAAGCAACATTCACATACCCAATACTACCTTCCTTGCCAATTTCTGATCTCTTTGGAAGTGAGACAGCATTTAAGCCAGCCTTATATCCAGATATTACGATTAAGCTCATCCCCAAATCAGCATCATAATTTTCACAAACCATAAAATCGACAAATTCTTCATAGGGCAAACTCGCCTTCAGACGGATTACAGCGCCCCGATGTAGAGTAGAATGATCGGATAGATCGGTAAGTCTTTTCCATGCATGATTATACATTGCATTATGCACTGATCTATCGATCATACTATCCAGTTCTTAAATTGTGGCCGCCAGAACGGTCTGCGGGCTGTGTTTGCACGCCATCGATATTGTACTCACCTTGGTGAATACCGTCGCTGTTGGTTTTCTCAAATCGACCATCAAGTTGATGGTTAGTGATGGTTTCTAGCGGTTTTCAGTGAGAAACCTATACCACGAAAAGGTGCCGGAAAACAGCCACTTCTGAGACATTTTGGGACGTCCTGAGAAGGGTAGATGGTGCCCAGAAGAGGACTCGAACTGGAGCACCTGAAAACCGCAGAAAACCAAGGGTTTTGAAACGTCTGTTGTAACACTTGGCATATCCAACTGTAACAGTTTTGACAAGCGTGCCCCCAAAATGGCCCCCACTTGGAAGGTGCTTAGGTTCGAGTCCGAAAAAGGGACTCGAATTACACTCCACTCTGCGTCTTGAAACAATGAGACGCCAAGGCAGCGTTGAAGGGGGATAATAGGTTGCGCGACCTGTAGGCGTTCGGAAAAAGCCGAGCAGTCCAAAATGCCGCGTTACTTGCGCACTCCACGAGCTGAAATTTGGGCGCTCCCATAAGCTGGCACCTCTGATCCAACACTGGTGGACTTCCCCCATACCCCCTCCGACATGCGGTGGCAGCAGGTGCAAAGGAGGTAGCGCGGATCATCCCGGCTTTCCCGACAATGCCGGTGTATAAACCGGATTGCGCTTTGCGGTGTTCACATATAAACGGTGGTTTACTTGTGAACAAAAGGTTATCCACATGACAATTCGCACACCGGCAATCGCATACTTCCGCGTTTCCACAGATCGACAGGGCCGCAGCGGTTTAGGTCTGGAGGCGCAGCGGGAAGCCGTGGCGCGCTATGCTGCTGAAACCCGGCTGGAATTGGTCGGCGAGTTCGTTGAGGTCGAGACAGGAAAAGGTTCGAATGCGCTAAGCAAACGGCCCCAGCTTCTCGCTGCCCTTACCCAGGCAAAGAACCGAAAGGCCAAACTGGTTTTGGCAAAGCTCGACCGGCTCGCCCGCAACGTTCATTTTATCTCGGGCCTGATGGAAACTGGCGTGGATTTCGCGGTTGCTGATATGCCCAATGCAGATCGCTTCCAACTGCACCTTTATGCCGCTCTGGCGGAGAAGGAGGCCGAGGTTATCTCCCACCGGACCAAGGCTGCCCTTGCCGCTGCAAAGGCTCGCGGAACAGTTTTGGGGCGCAACGGCAAGGTGCTGGCGAAGCGTAACAAGGCGGAAGCCGAAGCGCGTCTAAAGCCAATCGCGGGCCAGCTTCTGGCAAAGAAGGAGGCAGGCAAGAGCATTCGTCAAATAGCAGCGGAGCTAAACAAAGAAGGAGTAGCATCGCCCGCTGGCGGCAAATGGCATCCAGCCAGCCTTCATCGAGCACTGAGCAGGCTTGAAACGATGAAGGGCTAGTAACCTCTACGGCACGAAATTCTAATATGCTCGGACGCTATGCGAAGCGATCCTGCACGAACTCCCAGACCGCGTTCACCTTGGCGTTCCAAAGCGCCTCTGGGTAAGGCTCCTCAGGTAATTGATTGAGCTGCACCCTGAGTTCGGTCCAGACAGTTCCTCGCGTTTCTTGACCGCGCTGCCAATCGACGGCCTCGACTAGCGTAGTGAGCCGCTCCAAAAGCTTTTTGGCGACCGCTTTCACCTCGGTCTCTTGTGCCCTCGTCAGCCTTGGTTCGGGATTGGTTAGCAGGTCGAAGATCGCCAGCTCCGTCTGACTGAGTCCAGCTCTTGCGGCGCGCTCTTCCTCCTCATCGAGTCTGTGCACAAAATCTTTCAGCTCTGCAAAGAACCGCTCCGCATCAATCGACGCTGCATTGTAGGCAGCAACCAGCTCCTCCAGCTTCTCGATCATCGGTTTGCGAGCAGGGTTCTCCCTCACCATCTTCTTGGCTTTGGCCTCGGCTTGCTCGCGCAGTCTTTCAGCGGCAACTTTTGGGCTCTCTTGGAAAAGATCGCTCAGCTTCTCGAAGTCGATGTCGGAGAGGTCCACGCGCCCTTCGCGGCTGTCGCCTTCGATGATCGGCGAGACTATAGCGACGCCTTCGATCCGCTCGTCGAGCAGCGTCGCTATCCGTGCGGCGATGGCCGAAATATCGACCGGGCCAAGTTTGGCACGAACGGCATCGGCCAGCGTATGGAGGACCGCCACCCGCCGCAGGAATGGCGCAGCACGCTCATCGGGAAGCACGGCCTTGTAGGCCTTCGACACAGCGGCAGACAGCCGCAAGAACTCGCGCCGCCTCTCGTCGGGGGCTACGAGCACTTCGACTGCCGCCGTGATCTGCCGGAGGCGCTCCATCCCCTGGACATCCAGAATAGCTGGCAAGTCGAGATCGAGAGAGGAGGTGAAGCTCTCGGCCTCTTCCAGCATGGTCGATAGCGCTCCGATCAGTGCCTGCTTGTCCTTGATCGGCGTCTCACCGACGCCAGCGCCGCCCGCATATACGGCAAGAGCCTTCTGAAGGTTGTTGAACACGCCAATGTAGTCGACGATCACGCCCGATGTCTTGTCCTCAGCCCTACGGTTGGCGCGGGCGATAGTCTGCATCAAAGTGTGGTTCTTCATCGGCTTGTCGAGATACACCGTGCCGATGCTGGGCACGTCGAACCCGGTAATCCACATCGCGCAGACGAACACCATTCGCAGCGGATCGTCGGCATCCTTGAACTTACGTTCTAGGTCTTCCTTCTGCATCCGCTCACGATGCGGGAGAATATCGAGCCCTCTCTTCCGCAGGTCGTCGACTTCGTTCTGCCCCTGGCTAACCACCACGGCCATATCCAGCTCGCGTAGGTGCATCAGGCGCTCCGCAATTTCCGCGCCCTCCGCTTCATGCGCCGTCTTGAGGTGCTTCTCAGCTTCGGCGATCAGGCGCTCGATTGCCGCCTTCACTCGGTCGTGCATGGCGACCGCAGCGGCCTTGTCTATGGCGACGAACATGGCCTTCCCGCGATAGCCGCGCGAAGCGAAGTGTCGCGCCACGTCCTCGGCTACCTTGTCCTGTCGGTCGGGATTGGTGATGAGCGTGTATTGGCGCCCGAAATCGCGGCCCAGTTTTCGCTCCTGCTCCTCGTCGAGCATTACTTCGTCTAGCAACTCATCGAGATCGCTTTGCAGGGCGTCCCGATCCATCTGAAGCTCCGGCTTGCGGGCTTCGTAGTAGAGCGGCACCGTCGCACCATCCCGCACCGACTGGGCGAAATCATACACCGAGACGTAATCGCCGAACACTTCGCGGGTGCGGCTGTCCTCGCCCTTGATAAGCGGCGTGCCTGTGAAGCCGATGAAGGCCGCATTGGGCAACGCCGCTCGCATGTTGGCGGCAAGCTGATCGTACTGGCTGCGATGTGCCTCGTCGGTCATTACGATGATGTCGGAGCGGTCCGACAAGACCGGCATCGGTTCGCGGTCCTCGGTGGAGAACTTCTGGATCAGGGTGAAAACGTAGCGTTCGTTGCCTTCCAGCAAATCGCGAAGATGCGCTCGGCTTCCGGCCTGCGCTTCCCGGATGTCTTTCGTCAGCGCCCCAGCCGAAGCGAACTGCCCGGCGATCTGATCGTCCAGCTCTGTGCGATCCGTGACGATCACGAAAGTATAGTTGCCAGCAATCCGCCGAAGCACCTTCTCGGCAAACATCACCATCGACAGGCTCTTGCCCGAGCCCTGTGTGTGCCAGAATACGCCCAGCTTGCGCTGATCATCGGCCAGCCTGCCGACCGCTTCGATCGCGCGGTTGACGCCCAGCACCTGATGATACCTGCCAACGATCTTTCGCAGGCCGTCGCGCGCCTCGTCGAACAACACGAAGTTCTCGATCAGATCGAGGAAACGGGCGGGCTCGCATGTCGCATGAAGCAGAGTGTTGAGGCTGGGATCGTCGGGCTCGCCCTCTTCCAGCTTCTGCCAGGGCGAGAAGAAGCGATAGGGCGCATGGCTGGCCCCGATGAGGTTATCGATACCGTTGGAGAGGATCACGAAGCCATTGGCGTCGAACACGCGCGGTATCGCATCCTTGTAGTCACGCAGATTGGCCTCGTATCCGTCCTGCACCGGCTTCGTCGGAGCTTTCCATTCGGCGAAGAGAAGCGGAATGCCGTTGACGAAGCCGATAGTGTCCGGGCGGCGCTTGTGATGCAGCCCCTCAATCCAGACCTGGTTGGCGGCGAGAAAATCATTGGCAGCTGGATTCCGCCAATCGATCACGCGGACGGTGACATCCTCGAACTTCCCGTCATCGCGCCTGACTTCGACGGTCACACCATCGACTATCTGCGCCAGGACTTCGCGATTGGCAGCCACAGGATTGAGTGCCGAGCGATCCCGGAAGAGTTTGTCCTCAGCCAGCTTGAGCGCTTCTTCCGGCAGGCCGGGATTGAGCTTTGCCATGGCGGCGCGAAACCAGGCGGGCAGGTACGTCTGGCGAAAGCTGATGCGACCCGTCGGATTGTCCGGTCCCGGCTGTTCATGAAGTAGATTGATGCGTTCCCAGCCGAGCTGCTCCATTAGGTCCAAAGCGGGCTGCTCCACCGTCTTGTCCTCACTGGCGACAAAGCTGGAAAGCGACGGCGCCATCAGTCGATCTCGGAGCTTTCATCGCCATCGACGTCGACATCGATGGTGGCGCCTGCGTCAGTGAATTGCAGGGCATAGGGCCGGAAGACTTCTCGGAAACGCTCAAGGGTCGAGACCACCCAGGCTTGCTGTTCCGGCCAGTCCTCTTCGTCGGCAGGGTTGGTCTTCTCCCGATAGAGCGCGATGCGGCTTTGCTTCTTGCCTTCGAGCCGTTGCCATGAAAGGCCTGGAATTGCCTCGTCGATTGCCGCCCGATGCGCCTCCAGCTCGTCGTACCAGACCTTTCCCGGTGGGCCGCGAAAGGCGAACTCGACCGAGAGGTGCTGCTTGCCCTTGTTGACGGTCGAGGAGAGCCAGGTGTCGGAACGCCCCAGAGAATAATCCGCCCAGTGCTGGGGATGGGCTTTCTGCGGGCGCACCTTGCTTTTGCGATCGATCAGCTTCGCGCGAACACCCTTCCAGAAGCGCTGCTGTTGTTGCTTGAGGTCGGACAGGCCGGATTCGGTCTTCTGCTTGACCTCTTTCGTCCATTCATTGGGCTCGGCCACCACATTGAACATGGGTGCGGGCGGCGATCCATCGATTTGCCACAGCTCGATTTCAAGCCCGAAGATTTCGAGATTGTCGGTCGTCAGATCATTCAGCCAGTCCAGGGCCGCGCGATGTTCTTCTGCAAACTTCTCGGCGATCCAGACGATCGTGACGGCATCAAGCCCCGCTGCGTAGGTGAGGAGTTGGCCGAGGTGGCGGTGATCGGTGCGTTCAAGCTGGTTCTCGATCAGCACCCAGTGATCGTCTGTCGTGTCGGTGCGCTTGGCGAGTATGTCAGCCTTGAACGGACCGACGAACTTCTCGGTCGCCTCGACCTCCAGCTCCATGTCGAGCACTTCCTGGAGTAATTCCATGCCTTCTTCGGATGCGAGCCAAGGCGTGAAGTGCGTTGCCTCGTTCATCCACGCGCTGCGGACATCGACGCGCTTTACCTTGCCTAGTTTGGGGATCATGCTGCGTCCTCAAGTTCGCGCTCGGCAATCTCGACGGAGAGCTGGCCGGAGATTAGACGGGGGAGCAGGAGGTCGCGGGAGGCTGCAAGTTTCTCGTTCGCCACATGAAGGTTCACCAGCTCTTCGTCGACCGGTGAGAAGAAAGCGTCGGCCTGTCTCTGGGTCTCATCGTCAGCCACCGGCAGATAGATGGTTTTAAGGTGCTTCGCTCCGAGATGGGCGACGGTCGTGCCGCTGATGGTGTCTTCGAAAAACTTAATCTTCGGCTTCACCGCTTGGAGGAGCCAGCCGCTCGACCGGGCCAGCGTTGGCCTCAGCCGCGTCACTCGTTGATTGAGAGCTGCATCTCCGCCAACCCACACATTTGTGTGAAAGTTGCCGTCCATCCCAACCAGAATGTCTCCATTGCGGACGCAGTATCGATCGGCAAACTCCTCCGGCGTCCAAGTAGAGGTTCGCCCCTCTTGTACATCCCGGATACGCACGACACGAGCGCCGACCGGCTCGGTCGAGAATGCCTTTGACTTGAATGCGAAGCCGAACCCCACCTCAGCAGCATCGTAGAGGTTCACCCACTCCCAACCCTCAGGCAGCGGGCCATCGGGAGCACCGACGATGGGCACATCTTCATGGCCGGGGAAGCGGAAGCGGACGAACCACTCCTCGAACAGCCGCCGCGCCATCTCCTCCAGCGCCGCTATCCGCCGCCGGTTGACCTCGATCAGGTCGTCATAGGTTCCAAGGATCGCCGCGATGCGCTGCTGTGTTTCGAGGGGCGGGACAGGGATAAGAGCCTGTCGAAAAAGCGGATGATGCCCCTTGTAGTCCGATAGACTTACCCGCCCTAGCGCAGCGTAGAAAAAATAGCGCGTATCAATAATACCGGGCTTCCCAACCTTCGGGAAGATATTCTGGATACACGAGAACGGCGAAGTCATAAAACGCATTGCGCAAGTGTGGTTGGCAAATGTCACGACTGGCCTACCCTGCGTTGCCTGAACTCCAGGCTCCTCGTCGTGATAGCCAACGAAATCGGTTTGCCCCTGCGAAAGCACGGGCACGCGCCCTGACGCCTGCGAAGATTTTTTGTCGAACAGCTTCCCCGGCTTCAATTTTTCCGTCGCATCCTCGGTCGCGAGATACTTCCAACCGTGAGGGAGTTTCGGAGCCTCATCGGCTTCAAGATAGAACGGTTGAGTGAGGCTCATCTTGCAAGCACCTCAGCCGCGTTTTGAGCGATGGTCTCTTGCAACTGTGCCGCCTCCGCATTCAACGTCTCCAGCTCCTCCTGCAACCCCTCCAATCGCTCTTTAAAATCGACGTCGTCGATCTGCTCGCCAGCCGCCACGCCAACATAGCGGCCAGGATTGAAGCTCCAGTCTTGCGCTTCGATCTCCTTTCGGCTGACAACTTTGCAGAGGCCAGCCACATTGCGGAAGCCATCTTCGCCGAACGTTTCTGCCATCAGGTCCGCGCTGCCCTGCTGCATCTCGACCTCACCCCCGCGCCACAGCCGCACGATGTTGCTGATAAACTCGATCTGCTCTGGCGTGTATTCGCGGTGCGCCCGCGTCACCTGCCGGAAAATCTTGCGGGCATCGATGAAGAGCACCTGATCCGCGCGCTCGCCATCCGTCTTGCCTTTGTCGAGGAACCAGAGTGTTACTGGCAGCGTGACGGTAAGGAACATATTGGGCGAGGTCGTGATGATGACATCCACCATTCCGCTCTCGACCAGCTTGCGGCGCATCTCCTTTTCGGAATGTCCCGCATCGGCAGCCGAGTTCGCCATTACGAAGCCTCCGCGACCGGTTTCGTTCAGCGCGGCGGCAAACATCCCAATCCAGAGGTAGTTGGCGTTGTTGGTCCCCGGAATGCCCAGTGGAAAGCGCGGGCTGACCTTGCCCGCATCGTTTACCAGCCGGGAGCGATCGACCTCCGATTGGTTGAAGGGCGGATTGGCCATGACGAAATCGAACTGGCCCACCATTTTGTGCGGGTCTTCGTAATAGGCGTTGGCCACCTTGATGTCGCCGGAAACGCCATGAACCGCCAGATTGAGGCGGCACAGCTTCTGTGTGTCCTCCATCTTCTCAACGCCATAAAGGCCGATCTCGCGGCTGGGATTGTCCCCGTGCCGCTTCACGAACTCCGCCGAATGCACGAACATGCCGCCCGATCCGCAGGCGGGATCGAGTATTTTGCCATGATAGGGCTCAATCACCTCCACGATCAGCTTCACGATGGACGCCGGGGTAAAATACTCCCCACCCTTCTGCATATAGTTGGACGCAAACTCGCCCATGAAATACTCGAAGATGAGGCCGTAGGCGTCCCCGTCGATCTCCAGCGGCGCAAGCAGGCGCAGAAGCTCTCTCAGCACTCCGTTGGGCAGCGATCCGTAGCCCTGCGGCATCACACCGGCGAGATCGGGATTGTGCTCCGCAATCGCCTTCATCGCCTCGTTCAATGCCTCGGCGAGGTTCTCGTTTTCCGGTAAGCCGAGCAGGTAGGAGAAGCGGGCATGGTCGGGCAGAAATATCGCGCCCTTGCCCTGATAGTCGCCCGGCGTGGGCTTCATGCGGCCCGTGAACGTCTCCGCCAGCTCTGCATCGATGAGATCGAACTTCGCCTCCATCTGCCGCAGCGCAATGAGCGCCAGCACCGGCTGAGCGTATTGGTCAGGCCGAAGGGCTGTGTTCGTCCAGAGCTGGTTTGCCGTCGCAAACAGGCGACGCGACAGGTCTTGAAGATCGACTGCCAAGATTTCCCCCAATGGTGTGCCCGGGATCACCCCAGAGTTTGCCAATGCCTGCCAGCTTACCGATCGCTCGAAAAGCCCTGATCTGAGAGGAAATGCTGAATTGATACCGTCAAGAACAAGAACGCGGTTTTGATTGGCCGAGTGACAAGTTCCTCCCGCACAGGGTTACCCAGGGTATACCCGGGGCCTCCCCCGGTTTCAGACCGAGGAGAGATGCAAGGTCAATACGCCAAGCGAACCATCTGGCAGGACGAAGAATTATCCCCTCAGGGTGTATCTAGGGTTATCCCCGGGTGCCGAGGAATGGATGAAGGACAATATCAGCTAGCCTACTCCGTGAGGAAGTAAGGTACGCCCCAGTGAGTACCCGGGAGAATCCTAGGGATACCCTAAGGGGAACCGGGGGGATTTGGAAACAAAAGAAGAACATCAGAGGGCGGCTAGGTCACTTATCCGGCTAACACATCTGTCTCGTTCTCTAATCGGCTTCCACAAGCTCAATCATTAAGGTTTCTTCATATTGCTCTATATCAAGGGCGACAGCTTCTTCCGACAGAACTGATAAAGTCTGTTCGGAGATTGCTGAGCGTATGCCCCTGCCCAACAAATGCGCCTCCGCTAGCGGGGCCATCGCTTCGATATACTCTTGCCGCAGCACCCAACATTTCTCTTTGGCCACTTCCAAGGCAGATCGAGCATCCGTGACGGTCGCCCAGCGTCGTGCCTCAAACTCTAGACACTGTTTTAGAAGCGCGCTGGCGCTTCCAGCCCTCGCCTCATTTACGTTGAAACTCTCCGGCTCTCGAATTTCGCGCGTTTCGCCGAGAGCATCCTGAGCTGCGGCGGGCACTGCAAAAATGGCAGCAGCGACTGTCAGCAAAAAAGAGGACTGGATCACGAAGCACTCCTGGAGAGGTGGGTCGTAAATACCGTGGCCTAGCCGTGCATCGGGCGCAACTGAAAAGCGGTGCCGCGACAATCACCTCGCACCGATACGGACGGAAAACTTCGCAAACTGGGCGATGCGATACGCGCTGCGCGTTATGAGATCGGCATGTCGCAAGAAGCGCTCGCCGATGCATCGGGCATTGATCGGTCGCATATGGGAAAGATCGAGCGCGGAGAACGCAATGTGAGCGTCCTGAACGTCGCCCGGGTGGCGGACGCCCTAAACGTCTCAATCGCGTCTCTGATGGCCTCAGCGGGGCTCTGAGGAGCTGATCTCGAAACGCGGTAGCCTTTCAATTTCCTGCACCAGCCGCGAAACCGGAACTGACCCGTAAGTCTGGTTAGCATTGCCCGCCGAGTGGCCTAGGATTGCGAGCGTGGCGCGATGGTCCAGCCCGTGCTCCATCGCCAGCGTATTGAACAGATGCCGCCAGGCATGGTTCGGCTTTACACCTTCGATCCCAAGCGACCTAACCCATTCGGCGAGCTTCGAGCCCAACCTGTTCGATTGGCGATTGATCGCGCTATCGCTGCGTCGCTTTGAGGGATCGTAGAATATCGGCCCCTCCCCTTGGCCCTGGACGAAGTCCAAAAAGCCCTGCTCGATCAGGTCGCTGTGCAACGGCACCACTCGCGCCTCTTGTGTCTTGATTGTTCCCGCTTCGGGTGTGAGTCGCATCACCCACACACCGTCGACGTCCATGATGTCTTTCTTCCGAAGCTGGGTGATTTCGTTCACTCGCGCTCCCGAGTAGGCCATGAGCCAGGGGCACCACCGCTTGGCATTGCGCCACTGTTCCTGAGCGCGCCCCTCCTCTGCGATGAGGGTTGCCCGAAGGATGCGTAATGCCTCCTCATTGGTGAACTCTTTGGGGCGGAGCTTTGGCTTGTGAGGAGCTTTCACCTTCCCTACGCCCATCATCGGATTTCGGTCGATCAGCCCGTCGCCCTTTGCCCATGCCAGCAAAGTGCTTACCGCCGCGAGGTAGCTGCCATTGATGGTTTTTGCGGAAAGAGGGCGTCCGCGATACCTGACCTTGTCTCGCAAGTGATTACGCCACGCGATGATCTGCCGGTCTGTGAGCTGGTGCAAATTCGGACTGCCCACGAACTCAACAAGCTGTCTGATGTAGGGACGCCATTGCGCGATGGTCTTGGGGCTGCGTCCCTCGACTTTCGCGAAGCTCTCGAAAAGGTCCAAGATGCTTAGCTCGCGCGCTGCCCGGTCCTGCTCGATAAACTCGCGAGCTTCGCGCTTTTCCCGCAACCGTGACATCTCGGCTGCGTGCTCGGCCCGAAGGGCTAGGTTGGCCGCAAAAGCTGGGTCGTCGGCGGCGCGCCGCTGCTCCTCGAACTCCAACCGCTCGAAAAACTCAGCAGACTCGACCGAGACCCGCATCATCTCGCTGGCGATCTGCTCCGACTTCGCCGTCT contains:
- a CDS encoding type I restriction-modification system subunit M, with product MAVDLQDLSRRLFATANQLWTNTALRPDQYAQPVLALIALRQMEAKFDLIDAELAETFTGRMKPTPGDYQGKGAIFLPDHARFSYLLGLPENENLAEALNEAMKAIAEHNPDLAGVMPQGYGSLPNGVLRELLRLLAPLEIDGDAYGLIFEYFMGEFASNYMQKGGEYFTPASIVKLIVEVIEPYHGKILDPACGSGGMFVHSAEFVKRHGDNPSREIGLYGVEKMEDTQKLCRLNLAVHGVSGDIKVANAYYEDPHKMVGQFDFVMANPPFNQSEVDRSRLVNDAGKVSPRFPLGIPGTNNANYLWIGMFAAALNETGRGGFVMANSAADAGHSEKEMRRKLVESGMVDVIITTSPNMFLTVTLPVTLWFLDKGKTDGERADQVLFIDARKIFRQVTRAHREYTPEQIEFISNIVRLWRGGEVEMQQGSADLMAETFGEDGFRNVAGLCKVVSRKEIEAQDWSFNPGRYVGVAAGEQIDDVDFKERLEGLQEELETLNAEAAQLQETIAQNAAEVLAR
- the imm45 gene encoding Imm45 family immunity protein; amino-acid sequence: MIDRSVHNAMYNHAWKRLTDLSDHSTLHRGAVIRLKASLPYEEFVDFMVCENYDADLGMSLIVISGYKAGLNAVSLPKRSEIGKEGSIGYVNVAWLRENWNEWVYSDCSVEDVFVLETAPPAEAPPQISTKKTV
- a CDS encoding DUF4268 domain-containing protein, with protein sequence MIPKLGKVKRVDVRSAWMNEATHFTPWLASEEGMELLQEVLDMELEVEATEKFVGPFKADILAKRTDTTDDHWVLIENQLERTDHRHLGQLLTYAAGLDAVTIVWIAEKFAEEHRAALDWLNDLTTDNLEIFGLEIELWQIDGSPPAPMFNVVAEPNEWTKEVKQKTESGLSDLKQQQQRFWKGVRAKLIDRKSKVRPQKAHPQHWADYSLGRSDTWLSSTVNKGKQHLSVEFAFRGPPGKVWYDELEAHRAAIDEAIPGLSWQRLEGKKQSRIALYREKTNPADEEDWPEQQAWVVSTLERFREVFRPYALQFTDAGATIDVDVDGDESSEID
- a CDS encoding restriction endonuclease subunit S, producing the protein MSLTQPFYLEADEAPKLPHGWKYLATEDATEKLKPGKLFDKKSSQASGRVPVLSQGQTDFVGYHDEEPGVQATQGRPVVTFANHTCAMRFMTSPFSCIQNIFPKVGKPGIIDTRYFFYAALGRVSLSDYKGHHPLFRQALIPVPPLETQQRIAAILGTYDDLIEVNRRRIAALEEMARRLFEEWFVRFRFPGHEDVPIVGAPDGPLPEGWEWVNLYDAAEVGFGFAFKSKAFSTEPVGARVVRIRDVQEGRTSTWTPEEFADRYCVRNGDILVGMDGNFHTNVWVGGDAALNQRVTRLRPTLARSSGWLLQAVKPKIKFFEDTISGTTVAHLGAKHLKTIYLPVADDETQRQADAFFSPVDEELVNLHVANEKLAASRDLLLPRLISGQLSVEIAERELEDAA
- a CDS encoding LacI family DNA-binding transcriptional regulator, whose translation is MGYSINDIARRSGFSKKTVSRVLNKEPSVKQSTRETIEAVIDELGFIPSSAARGLALGRNLLIALIHDNPNPQTVMNFQRGMLASLRDTDFAMAVDHVDRASPDLALYVQSFIARHRPSAVVFLPPISEMQELADVCERAGVACVRVGSARLAASPNVVWTRDREAVRSAVSTLIERGHTHWGLVRGPEGFRSAHERVTGFLEALEASGLLLDPEFDFTGEYTFESGRNAGRELASREFERITLFCCNDEMAAGLQHEIRGAGIAIPQQVALLGFDDSPTSRHVFPQISTLRWPIERMAQLAIERVLEQAKPSGEERGASEGLMPTFLERGSTG
- a CDS encoding recombinase family protein, which encodes MTIRTPAIAYFRVSTDRQGRSGLGLEAQREAVARYAAETRLELVGEFVEVETGKGSNALSKRPQLLAALTQAKNRKAKLVLAKLDRLARNVHFISGLMETGVDFAVADMPNADRFQLHLYAALAEKEAEVISHRTKAALAAAKARGTVLGRNGKVLAKRNKAEAEARLKPIAGQLLAKKEAGKSIRQIAAELNKEGVASPAGGKWHPASLHRALSRLETMKG
- a CDS encoding type I restriction endonuclease subunit R, whose translation is MAPSLSSFVASEDKTVEQPALDLMEQLGWERINLLHEQPGPDNPTGRISFRQTYLPAWFRAAMAKLNPGLPEEALKLAEDKLFRDRSALNPVAANREVLAQIVDGVTVEVRRDDGKFEDVTVRVIDWRNPAANDFLAANQVWIEGLHHKRRPDTIGFVNGIPLLFAEWKAPTKPVQDGYEANLRDYKDAIPRVFDANGFVILSNGIDNLIGASHAPYRFFSPWQKLEEGEPDDPSLNTLLHATCEPARFLDLIENFVLFDEARDGLRKIVGRYHQVLGVNRAIEAVGRLADDQRKLGVFWHTQGSGKSLSMVMFAEKVLRRIAGNYTFVIVTDRTELDDQIAGQFASAGALTKDIREAQAGSRAHLRDLLEGNERYVFTLIQKFSTEDREPMPVLSDRSDIIVMTDEAHRSQYDQLAANMRAALPNAAFIGFTGTPLIKGEDSRTREVFGDYVSVYDFAQSVRDGATVPLYYEARKPELQMDRDALQSDLDELLDEVMLDEEQERKLGRDFGRQYTLITNPDRQDKVAEDVARHFASRGYRGKAMFVAIDKAAAVAMHDRVKAAIERLIAEAEKHLKTAHEAEGAEIAERLMHLRELDMAVVVSQGQNEVDDLRKRGLDILPHRERMQKEDLERKFKDADDPLRMVFVCAMWITGFDVPSIGTVYLDKPMKNHTLMQTIARANRRAEDKTSGVIVDYIGVFNNLQKALAVYAGGAGVGETPIKDKQALIGALSTMLEEAESFTSSLDLDLPAILDVQGMERLRQITAAVEVLVAPDERRREFLRLSAAVSKAYKAVLPDERAAPFLRRVAVLHTLADAVRAKLGPVDISAIAARIATLLDERIEGVAIVSPIIEGDSREGRVDLSDIDFEKLSDLFQESPKVAAERLREQAEAKAKKMVRENPARKPMIEKLEELVAAYNAASIDAERFFAELKDFVHRLDEEEERAARAGLSQTELAIFDLLTNPEPRLTRAQETEVKAVAKKLLERLTTLVEAVDWQRGQETRGTVWTELRVQLNQLPEEPYPEALWNAKVNAVWEFVQDRFA